From the genome of Ferrovibrio sp. MS7:
CCCTTGTCGGCGGTGAGCAGCAGCAGATTCGGCACCGAGGCCAGCATACGCTTCACCAGCAGCACATTGGCCGGATTGTCCTCGATATACAGCACCCGTCCGGTGGTGTTCTGTGCGAAATGCAACGGCCGGGCCGGCAGCGCGGTCATCGGCGGTGGTGGCGCGGTTCGGGCGAAGCGAACCCAGAAACGGCTGCCCTTGCCCGCCTCGCTCTCGAAACCGATATCGCCCTGCATGAATTCCGCCAGGCGCTTGGCGGTGACCAGCCCGATGCCGGTGCCTTCGACCGCGCTGCCCTCGCGCCCCAGCCGGTTGAAGGCCTCGAAGACCTTGCCCTGCTGTTCGATAGGGATGCCAACGCCATCGTCGGCTACATAGAATTCGATACGGCCATCCGGCACCACACGGCAGCCGATCTCGATATGCCCGCCATAGCGGCCATACTTCGCCGCATTGGAAATGAAATTGGTGATGATCTGGTTGAAGCGCGTCAGGTCAATCAGCACATGCGCATTCTCGGGCAGTTGCTTCACCTCGACATTCTGGCCGCGCCCCTCGGCTAATGCCCGCGCGATACGGCTCAGATCGGTGAGCAGGCTATTGGCTTCGATGCTCTCCATCGACAGCGTGACGCGGCCTGCCTCGATCTTGGCCAGATCAAGTACCTGTTCGATCAGTGCCAGCAATTGCCGGCCGCTGCCCTCGATCATGTGGATGAATTCGCGCTGCTGTTCGGTCAGGCTGTCGCGCGTACCCATGGCCAGAAGCTGCGCAAAGCCGAGCACGGAATTGAGCGGCGTGCGCAACTCGTGGCTCATCGAGGCAAGGAAGCTGGACTTGGCAAGATTGGCCGCCTCGGCCTGCTCGCGTGCGACACGAAGCTGTTCCTCGGCATGGCGCTGCTGCGTGATATCCACCACCACGCCATCCCAGATGATCGAATCATCGGGGCCACGGCTGGGGCGGACATAATTGCGCACCCATTTCATCGGGCTGCCATCGGCGGGGTGGATACGGGAGTCCACCGCCAGCGGCCGCAGATTCTGGTCCGCCGCATCAACCTGGGCGAGATAGCGCGCGCGGTCGCCCGGCTCCACCACGGCGGAGAGCAGGTTGGGATCGCGTTTGATCGCCGCCGGCTCCAGGCCGAACAGCGCCTTGGCGCCAGAACCGACGAAGGGATAATGCAGGCTGCCATCCGGCCGCTGTATCCGGCGATAGATCATGCCAGGGAAATTGTCGGAAATACCCTTCAGATGCCGCTCGAGGTCGCGGCGTTGCGCCAGCAGCAGGATGCCGCCGCCGAGGATCAAGGTGCCGATCGCCACTTCCACGGCGAAACCAAAGCCATTTGCGATCAGCAGGCTCTTAGCCAGCGGCGCATCCAGCAGCATCAGCACGAGATAGCTGGTCAGGGCCGCCGGACCGATCAGCAGCGACAGAAAAAGCAGATGGCGGAAACTCGGCCGGGCGCGGCCATCGGCTTCGCGCGCCATATGCCAGATCAGCATGCCAACCAGCGCGGTGATATAGACCGAGACAACGCCACCATAAACACCGACGCCCCCGAGCCAGGCCCGATAGGCGGCGGCGGCCGTGGCCGCGATCAGGCCGGCGATGGGACCGCCGAGCAAGGCGCCGAGGCCGACAGCGACATGGCGCGCATCCCAGACCAGGCCATTGCCCTGGGCCGCCGGCATCTGCATGGAAAGCAAGGCAGCGACGGCGAATATCACACCAAGACATATCGTATGCAGATTGCGGCGGCGCGCCAGACGGCTGGCGGAAAGCGCGTCATGCAGCAAGGCGACGACCAGGAACAGCACAAGTGTGCCGGCGAAGCTGCTGATGCTATCTGAGTGTATCGGCACCATTCCACCAGTATAGAGTGTTGGTTGCCGGCGGCCAATCCGGCTGTTCCATTCATGGTGCGTCCGTTCCCGGAGTATCCTGCGGCCCTGCTTGCCCGGCTGGCGGGTGCGGCGTAGGGTGGCTGCCATGTTGGAGAAACAACACGGACCGGCCACCATTCTGCCGGAACCCAGCCGCTGGGAGCGGCTGTGGCGTGGCGCCGTGCCCACCCTGGTGATCTCCGTGGCGCTGGCTGCCAGCTTCTACGGCCATGCCCTGTTGCGCGACCGCGCCGAGGATCGCGCTACCGCCAATCTGCGCCTCGACACCGCCGCCATGGGCGATGCCCTGGAGGACCGCGCGGCCCGGGCGAAGCATATGTTCCAGGCGGTGACGGCTTTCTTCCACGCATCGCAGACCGTATCGGCGGAAGAATTCGCCAGCTTCGTCACACTGATCCATGCCAGCGGCAATGTGCGCGGCGTGGATTTCATCAGCTACCTGCCGGCAAATCAGATTCGCGCCGGGCAATACGCGCCGCTTTATGCCAATGGCTTCGAACTGCAGCGCCGTATCGACACCGCAACACCGGCGCTGCTGGAAATATGGCGCGAGACCATCGACCGTGCGCTGAGCAACGGCCAGGCCGTCACCATGCTGCCCCTGGGTCTGCCGGCGCAGTCCAATCCACAGCCAAACCAGGGCGTCTTGTGGGCGCGGGCAGTCTCCAGCGGTGAGCAGCCCGGCGAAATCCTCGGCGTGCTGGCGATGCAGGCCGACATCACGCAGATGGCGGCGGAGGCTTTCGAAACCTGGCGGACGCGCCATGGCATCCGGCTTTCGGCGGAAGCCACGGCTGCCATGCCTGCCGTATTCGAGCGCAATCTCGACCGTCCGGCCGAACCACGCCAGCAAGCCGGCGAAACCCTGCAACTGTTCGGCCAGGCCTGGCGGCTTGAAACCTGGGGCCTGCAGCAGAACCGGCTGAGCGGCGACGCATTGCTGGCAAAGCTGGCGCTTGGGCTTGGCGTCATCGTTAGCCTGATCCTGTTCGGTGCGTCTCTGAGCCAGAAGCGCGCCCGCATCCAGGCCGATCAGGCGCGGCGCCGCCTGATCGATGCGCTCGACAGCATGCGCGACGGCTTCGCCGTATTCGACGCCGAAGACCGCCTGCTGCTGTGGAATGGCAAATTCCTCGCCTGCCATCCCTTGACTGCCGGCCATATCCGCATCGGCCTGTATTATGGCGACCTGCTGCGCGAAGGCCTGCGGCTTGGCGAATATGCCGGC
Proteins encoded in this window:
- a CDS encoding ATP-binding protein, with protein sequence MVPIHSDSISSFAGTLVLFLVVALLHDALSASRLARRRNLHTICLGVIFAVAALLSMQMPAAQGNGLVWDARHVAVGLGALLGGPIAGLIAATAAAAYRAWLGGVGVYGGVVSVYITALVGMLIWHMAREADGRARPSFRHLLFLSLLIGPAALTSYLVLMLLDAPLAKSLLIANGFGFAVEVAIGTLILGGGILLLAQRRDLERHLKGISDNFPGMIYRRIQRPDGSLHYPFVGSGAKALFGLEPAAIKRDPNLLSAVVEPGDRARYLAQVDAADQNLRPLAVDSRIHPADGSPMKWVRNYVRPSRGPDDSIIWDGVVVDITQQRHAEEQLRVAREQAEAANLAKSSFLASMSHELRTPLNSVLGFAQLLAMGTRDSLTEQQREFIHMIEGSGRQLLALIEQVLDLAKIEAGRVTLSMESIEANSLLTDLSRIARALAEGRGQNVEVKQLPENAHVLIDLTRFNQIITNFISNAAKYGRYGGHIEIGCRVVPDGRIEFYVADDGVGIPIEQQGKVFEAFNRLGREGSAVEGTGIGLVTAKRLAEFMQGDIGFESEAGKGSRFWVRFARTAPPPPMTALPARPLHFAQNTTGRVLYIEDNPANVLLVKRMLASVPNLLLLTADKGSDGVTMAQQERPDLILLDIHLPDMDGFEVLRQLRADTSLVDTPVIALTADADKRSLERGSSAGFNDYLTKPIQVDRFLATVWGYLGPR